Proteins from a genomic interval of Garra rufa chromosome 4, GarRuf1.0, whole genome shotgun sequence:
- the il22 gene encoding interleukin-22 gives MKFLTLLAVMCCCCFLHGQAMHLKRPRPKPLDSSVTWNDLFLMTKHAEMEDTDHETRLLPVISEVMLKEENTCCVNAMILNYYLKHILHADEHVDKKYPHIRFVRSDLQRIAHILKPHCESTDFADHVRVKEFEKNYKTASAKELEKTRNKAVGETIILFHYLFESCSAKM, from the exons ATGAAGTTCCTAACTCTGCTTGCTGTCATGTGCTGCTGCTGCTTTCTGCACGGCCAGGCGATGCACCTCAAACGCCCGCGTCCCAAACCTTTAGACAGCTCCGTCACCTGGAACGACCTCTTCTTGATGACTAAACAT GCAGAGATGGAAGATACAGACCACGAAACAAGACTGCTTCCAGTGATCTCCGAGGTTATGCTAAAA GAGGAGAACACTTGTTGTGTCAACGCCATGATCCTGAATTACTATCTAAAGCACATCTTGCACGCAGACGAGCATGTTGATAAAAAATACCCGCACATTCGTTTCGTGAGGTCTGACCTTCAGAGGATCGCACACATTTTGAAGCCACACTGC GAAAGCACTGACTTTGCAGACCATGTGCGTGTTAAAGAATTCGAGAAGAACTATAAAACCGCCAGTGCAAAGGAACTAGAG AAAACTCGTAACAAAGCAGTCGGAGAGACGATTATTCTCTTCCACTACCTCTTTGAATCCTGCAGTGCAAAAATGTAA